The genomic DNA CTAACACCGCCGCTGCGGTGCCCCATCGTTCGCCTGTCCAGGCGACACACCCAATCGCTGGGACCCAACCGCTATCGATTGGCACCTCACGTCGAGGATGCGTCGCAGAAAACGAGCGTTTGCAATCGGGTAGAAACCGATTTTTGTTCCAACCGGGGGCAGCAATGCCCCGCGATTTCCTGTCCCAACGCGCCCCAGGGGGGACGCGGTTTGGCGAGATGCTGCAGAGGTCGACTGCGTTCGCCCCTCTGCTTCCGGACGAGCGACGGAGCGAGGCGATGACGCTATCAAAACAAAGCATCATGCCCCACAGGCGGCTCACCAGGTCAAACGAACAACTCCCAGCGGAGGCTCCCGCCGGGGCGGGCCTAAATTAGGCGCCGACCTTCGAGTTGACGTAGCTGCACAGATCGTTGACGGTCAACAGATCGCCGAAGTCTTGAACGCGAGGGTTTTGTTCGAACTTCGACAGATCGGCCCACGACATCCGCTTTTTCAATTCGACCAAGCCTTCGTCGGTGACTTTGCCGTCTTTGACGTATTCGCTGTTGGTCAAAATGTCCTCAGGGAACAATTCTTCGCGAGGGATTTGGATATCGAAAGCTTTTTCCAGCTTGAATACGATGTCCAGAAAGTCGATCGATTCGGCACCAAGATCGCCAACCATCGTCGCTTCGGGAGTGACTTCGTCGTCGTCAACACCCAGTGCGTCGACCAGAGCAGCTTGAACCTTTTCGTAGACTTCGTCTTGCGTAGGCATCGTTATTTAACCTTTCGTTTTTCCGAATATGTGCCGTTTGACTGTTTCTTCGGCACGTGTATCAAAGTGATTTGCTGTATTGCAATTACAATGTCGACTGTGTCATCGCCTGGATCACAGCAGGCTGATCCCCAAACATATTAAAGAACTGCTCTCGAACAAACCGTCGCGTATCGTCGTCATTGTTATGCGGGCTCGCATCGCTGCTGGAACGCTGCAAAATCAAACGGGCCGATACCGTTACTTTATCGCCCTTTGTCGCCTGTGCCTTGACCGTCACTAGCGGTCCATCTTCCTTAAACTTGTCGGCTTTGATCTCCAACGTCTCCCCAGGCGTTAAAAAATCACCGAACTTGACCGATTTGGCTTCGACCAAAAAAACGTGAGGCGAGGCGAAATCTTCGCCAGTTCGTACCATCCACATCGCCGCTTGGTACAATGCTTCGAGCATCATCACCCCCGGCATCACCGGAAAACGTGGGAAATGGTCGGAAAGATAGTCTTCCGACGCGTGCAGTGTGCGACGGGCGACAAGTTGAATCCCGGGTTGAAGCGCAACGATTTCGTCGAGCTGGCTGTAACGCATCTTGGACAATGTCAAATTCCTTCACGATCGCTGGGGCAGGGGATTCGCGTGCCTTAACGCAAATAGAATAGTAGCCAGGCTTTATCGCCTCAAGCGTAGAATCGTTACATTCACCCCAGATACCGCCAAGTTATCGACGTTTCCGGGGCAATCACTGTTGGCTCGTTCGATGGCCCCGCGTTCCGATTTGCTGCTATTGCTGGATGGAAGCCCCTGTGCCCCTCAATTGTTCCCCTATCGCTGGTCGATTTGTTCTGCTTTGGCACGATGTTCCAGCCAATTCCAAGCGCCCGTCCCATTTTGACCTGATGTTGGAACACGAGGGGCAATTGAGAACTTGGGCGATTGAACAGATCCCCCATCGAGATGAATGTGTTGAGGGGATTGAATTGCCACCACATCGGTTGGCCTATCTCGACTTCGAGGGTGAGATCTCGGGGGGCCGAGGAACGGTGCGACGGATCGATCAGGGGGACTACAGAACACTCGAATCGTCGCGAGCTTGGTTTACGGTCGAGATGCACGGCCTCGAAGCAACCAAAAACCTTCGCTTTCAGCGTGCGAAATCCCCTCAGTTGTGGGTGATCTCGCGAGTCGATGCCTTGGCCAATTTGTAGATCGGGCCATCAGGAATCCAAACAGTGTGTGCTTTGGCCCCGGTCCGACCGGCTAACACGATCTCGCCATCCAACAATTCCAACGTCTCGATGACGACCGGGGTTTCGACGTAGCGGTCGTGTTCGCTGGGGACGGTCACCAATGCTATCAAGTCATCCTCTTCATTCTCCCAGCGAACTTCGAGATCCCCCCGCGATGCGGCGATGCTGATCTTGTCGGAGAAGTGTTGCAGAGGAATTGGCAGGGCACCGGCCCGCAATCGATGCACTTGCAGCGCGATCACGTTGGGTTCGTCGGTCAGCCGGGCGTGCAATTCAAAAGAGATTACCGAATCGATCCGTCCATGTTTGTAACGGGCCGCCACGATCACTTTTCCGTCTTGCACCGACACCCGTGGATCTTCGGTCCCTCGGGGCAACACATTGGGAAATTGACTGGCCAGTTCCGATGCCAGCCAGGCATTGATTTGATCGGTCGTAAAGTGCGCGTGCCAATTGCCCACGACGCGGACTTGTTGAGACAACTGTTTGAACTGAGCCTGCAGTTCTTCCTTGTGTTGAATCGCCAGCGGGGCCGATTCGACA from Rosistilla carotiformis includes the following:
- a CDS encoding acyl carrier protein encodes the protein MPTQDEVYEKVQAALVDALGVDDDEVTPEATMVGDLGAESIDFLDIVFKLEKAFDIQIPREELFPEDILTNSEYVKDGKVTDEGLVELKKRMSWADLSKFEQNPRVQDFGDLLTVNDLCSYVNSKVGA
- a CDS encoding 3-hydroxyacyl-ACP dehydratase FabZ family protein; translation: MRYSQLDEIVALQPGIQLVARRTLHASEDYLSDHFPRFPVMPGVMMLEALYQAAMWMVRTGEDFASPHVFLVEAKSVKFGDFLTPGETLEIKADKFKEDGPLVTVKAQATKGDKVTVSARLILQRSSSDASPHNNDDDTRRFVREQFFNMFGDQPAVIQAMTQSTL
- a CDS encoding DNA polymerase ligase N-terminal domain-containing protein, encoding MEAPVPLNCSPIAGRFVLLWHDVPANSKRPSHFDLMLEHEGQLRTWAIEQIPHRDECVEGIELPPHRLAYLDFEGEISGGRGTVRRIDQGDYRTLESSRAWFTVEMHGLEATKNLRFQRAKSPQLWVISRVDALANL